From one Micromonospora siamensis genomic stretch:
- a CDS encoding DUF885 domain-containing protein: protein MEEFVPLAERIVEAVLESRPGLATSVGDHRYDDRLPDLSPDGLVAERAMLRDAADALAELDPDSLDVDQRVDHALLSSLVDRGLFESTEVRAHEWDPLRHNPGPLLHALLARPFAPAEVRLESLAGRLRAVPDALAIARSTLRDMPRVHVETAVGQFTGTAALIRDEVPGLLAEAPALHGTVEPAATAAIAALDEFVAWLRGSLAADAGPGRDPRLGRRLWEARLWHTLDTELGAAEVQRRAWANLERVTEEIRAAAVELVGGPADDETVRRALDLLAAEHPDDHTIVDLASVTLDEAADFVRAHDLVSLVDDPCVIQEMPEFARGVAVAYCDSPGPLESAPLPTFYCIAPTPADWPAHRVESFYREYNDHMIRNLTVHEAMPGHFLQLAHARRHAGDTRVRALTESGVFIEGWAVYAEELMVGLGFGGLPVRLQQLKMQLRMTINALLDQLVHCDQMAEADAMALMTERGFQEEGEAAGKWRRALLTSTQLSTYFVGYSEMAEIGAARPDGVSARQWHDAMLAHDCPPPRHLRTLLGM from the coding sequence ATGGAAGAGTTCGTGCCGCTCGCGGAGCGGATCGTCGAGGCCGTGCTGGAGAGCCGGCCGGGGCTGGCCACCTCCGTCGGCGACCACCGCTACGACGACCGACTGCCGGACCTGTCCCCGGACGGCCTGGTCGCCGAGCGGGCCATGCTCCGCGACGCCGCCGACGCCCTCGCCGAGCTCGACCCCGACTCCCTCGACGTCGACCAGCGGGTGGACCACGCCCTGCTCAGCAGCCTGGTCGACCGCGGCCTGTTCGAGTCGACCGAGGTCCGCGCGCACGAGTGGGACCCGCTGCGACACAACCCCGGCCCGCTGCTGCACGCCCTGCTGGCCCGCCCGTTCGCCCCGGCCGAGGTCCGGCTGGAGAGCCTGGCCGGTCGACTGCGGGCCGTCCCGGACGCGCTGGCGATCGCCCGGTCGACGCTGCGCGACATGCCCCGGGTGCACGTCGAGACGGCCGTCGGCCAGTTCACCGGCACCGCCGCGCTGATCCGGGACGAGGTGCCCGGGCTGCTGGCCGAGGCGCCCGCGCTGCACGGCACGGTCGAACCGGCCGCCACCGCCGCGATCGCCGCCCTGGACGAGTTCGTGGCCTGGCTGCGCGGCAGCCTGGCCGCCGACGCCGGCCCCGGGCGGGACCCCCGGCTGGGCCGCCGGCTCTGGGAGGCGCGGCTCTGGCACACCCTGGACACCGAGCTGGGCGCCGCCGAGGTGCAGCGCCGCGCGTGGGCGAACCTGGAGCGGGTCACCGAGGAGATCCGCGCCGCCGCCGTCGAGCTGGTCGGTGGGCCGGCCGACGACGAGACCGTTCGCCGGGCGCTGGACCTGCTCGCCGCCGAGCACCCCGACGACCACACCATCGTGGACCTGGCGTCGGTGACGCTGGACGAGGCGGCCGACTTCGTCCGGGCGCACGACCTGGTCAGCCTGGTCGACGACCCGTGCGTGATCCAGGAGATGCCGGAGTTCGCCCGGGGCGTCGCGGTGGCGTACTGCGACTCGCCGGGGCCGCTGGAGTCGGCGCCGCTGCCGACGTTCTACTGCATCGCGCCGACCCCGGCGGACTGGCCGGCGCACCGGGTGGAGTCGTTCTACCGGGAATACAACGACCACATGATCCGCAACCTGACCGTGCACGAGGCGATGCCCGGTCACTTCCTCCAGCTGGCCCACGCCCGCCGCCACGCCGGCGACACCCGGGTCCGGGCGCTGACCGAGTCCGGCGTCTTCATCGAGGGCTGGGCGGTCTACGCCGAGGAGCTGATGGTGGGCCTCGGCTTCGGCGGGCTGCCGGTGCGGTTGCAACAGCTCAAGATGCAACTGCGGATGACCATCAACGCGCTGCTCGACCAGCTCGTGCACTGCGACCAGATGGCCGAGGCGGACGCGATGGCGTTGATGACCGAGCGGGGCTTCCAGGAGGAGGGCGAGGCGGCCGGCAAGTGGCGTCGGGCGTTGCTCACCTCGACGCAGCTCTCCACCTACTTCGTCGGGTACAGCGAGATGGCCGAGATCGGCGCCGCCCGCCCGGACGGGGTGTCGGCCCGGCAGTGGCACGACGCCATGCTGGCGCACGACTGCCCGCCGCCGCGCCACCTGCGCACCCTGCTCGGGATGTAG
- a CDS encoding NAD(+) diphosphatase, translating into MTDPAGTAPGSGATPASATTPAAANTPPAGAGFLPGPGTGAPPAATDLAVPVAGHKVLTGPDGAFHRIGELPARTDWLPVGTLDGVPAWTAAVTDPEALPGSWRSWRRLAATTPEPLAVLAGRALAVVGFRRTHRWCGACRAELTDVPGESARRCPECGLTVFLPLSVAVLVAITRPGPAGRPDELLLVRHAYGPTELWALVAGFVEAGETLEGAARREVGEEVGLTLDRVAYFGSQPWALSGPGTLLAGFTAIVADPAAEPVVDRRELTEARWFPLDALPVELPPAYSISRWLVDAVAAGS; encoded by the coding sequence GTGACCGACCCGGCCGGGACCGCGCCGGGCTCCGGAGCCACGCCGGCCTCCGCGACCACACCCGCCGCCGCGAACACGCCGCCCGCCGGCGCCGGCTTCCTGCCCGGGCCGGGAACCGGCGCCCCGCCGGCGGCGACCGACCTGGCCGTGCCCGTCGCCGGCCACAAGGTGCTCACCGGTCCCGACGGCGCCTTCCACCGGATCGGTGAGCTGCCGGCCCGCACCGACTGGCTGCCGGTCGGCACCCTCGACGGGGTGCCGGCGTGGACCGCCGCGGTCACCGACCCAGAGGCGCTACCGGGCAGTTGGCGGAGCTGGCGGCGGCTCGCCGCGACCACGCCCGAGCCGCTGGCCGTCCTCGCCGGCCGGGCGCTGGCCGTGGTCGGCTTTCGGCGTACGCACCGGTGGTGCGGGGCCTGCCGGGCGGAACTGACCGACGTGCCCGGCGAGAGCGCCCGCCGGTGCCCCGAATGCGGCCTGACCGTGTTCCTGCCGCTGTCGGTCGCGGTGCTGGTGGCGATCACCCGCCCCGGACCGGCCGGCCGCCCCGACGAGCTGCTGCTGGTCCGGCACGCGTACGGGCCGACGGAGCTGTGGGCGCTGGTCGCCGGGTTCGTCGAGGCCGGCGAGACGCTGGAGGGCGCCGCCCGCCGGGAGGTCGGCGAGGAGGTCGGGCTCACCCTCGACCGGGTGGCCTACTTCGGCAGCCAGCCGTGGGCGCTGTCCGGCCCGGGCACCCTGCTCGCCGGGTTCACCGCCATCGTGGCCGACCCCGCCGCCGAGCCGGTCGTCGACCGTCGGGAGCTGACCGAGGCGCGCTGGTTCCCGCTGGACGCGCTGCCGGTGGAGTTGCCGCCCGCGTACTCGATCTCCCGCTGGCTGGTCGACGCGGTCGCCGCCGGGTCGTGA
- the eno gene encoding phosphopyruvate hydratase — MATIEGIVAREILDSRGNPTVEVEVGLDDGTIARAAVPSGASTGAFEAVELRDGDKDRYLGKGVEKAVSNIEDKIVDELIGYEASEQRLIDQKMLDIDGSDNKGALGANAILGVSLAVAKAAAGSAELSLFRYLGGPNAHLLPVPMMNILNGGAHADSNVDIQEFMIAPIGAPTFRDALRSGAEVYHALKSVLKKKDLSTGLGDEGGFAPNLPTNAAALDLIAEAVEKAGYRLGTDIVFALDVAATEFFDNGSYTFEGSAKSAEEMSNYYTKLAGDYPIVSIEDPLAEDDWSGWATLTAALGDRIQIVGDDLFVTNPQRIARGITEKAANAVLVKVNQIGSLTETLDAVDLAHRAGFKCMMSHRSGETEDTTIADLAVATGCGQIKTGAPARSDRVAKYNQLLRIEEELADAARYAGAGAFPRYRSA; from the coding sequence GTGGCAACCATCGAGGGAATCGTCGCCCGGGAGATCCTTGACTCGCGGGGCAACCCGACGGTCGAGGTCGAGGTCGGGCTCGACGACGGCACGATCGCCCGCGCCGCGGTGCCGTCCGGCGCCTCCACCGGCGCCTTCGAGGCGGTCGAGCTGCGCGACGGTGACAAGGACCGCTACCTGGGCAAGGGTGTCGAGAAGGCCGTCTCGAACATCGAGGACAAGATCGTCGACGAGCTGATCGGCTACGAGGCCAGCGAGCAGCGGCTGATCGACCAGAAGATGCTCGACATCGACGGCTCGGACAACAAGGGCGCGCTGGGCGCGAACGCCATCCTGGGTGTCTCGCTGGCCGTGGCGAAGGCCGCCGCCGGCAGCGCCGAGCTGAGCCTCTTCCGCTACCTGGGCGGCCCGAACGCGCATCTGCTGCCGGTGCCGATGATGAACATCCTCAACGGTGGCGCGCACGCCGACTCGAACGTCGACATCCAGGAGTTCATGATCGCGCCGATCGGCGCACCCACCTTCCGGGACGCGCTGCGCTCCGGCGCCGAGGTCTACCACGCGCTGAAGTCGGTGCTGAAGAAGAAGGACCTGTCGACCGGCCTGGGCGACGAGGGCGGCTTCGCGCCGAATCTGCCGACCAACGCCGCCGCCCTGGACCTGATCGCCGAGGCGGTGGAGAAGGCCGGCTACCGGCTCGGCACCGACATCGTCTTCGCGCTCGACGTGGCCGCCACCGAGTTCTTCGACAACGGCAGCTACACCTTCGAGGGCAGCGCGAAGAGCGCCGAGGAGATGAGCAACTACTACACCAAGCTGGCCGGTGACTACCCGATCGTCTCGATCGAGGACCCGCTGGCCGAGGACGACTGGAGCGGCTGGGCCACCCTCACCGCCGCGCTCGGCGACCGGATCCAGATCGTCGGCGACGACCTGTTCGTCACCAACCCGCAGCGCATCGCCCGGGGCATCACCGAGAAGGCCGCCAACGCCGTGCTGGTGAAGGTCAACCAGATCGGCTCGCTGACCGAGACCCTGGACGCGGTGGACCTGGCCCACCGGGCCGGCTTCAAGTGCATGATGAGCCACCGGTCCGGCGAGACCGAGGACACCACCATCGCCGACCTGGCCGTCGCCACCGGCTGCGGCCAGATCAAGACCGGCGCCCCGGCCCGCTCGGACCGGGTGGCGAAGTACAACCAGCTCCTGCGCATCGAGGAGGAGCTGGCCGACGCGGCGCGGTACGCCGGTGCCGGCGCGTTCCCGCGCTACCGTTCGGCCTGA
- a CDS encoding DUF501 domain-containing protein: MTVVPPPEPAADSVTPPRREPATEADLAAVAAQLGRTPRGTRAVAHRCPCGLPDVVETTPRLADGTPFPTLFYLTCPRATAACSRLESAGLMKEMAERLAEDPELAARYRAAHEDYLARRDAIGEVPEIAGISAGGMPGRVKCLHVHLGHALGAGPGVNPFGDETLALVEKWWAAGPCVDVPAAE, translated from the coding sequence GTGACTGTCGTACCCCCGCCGGAGCCGGCTGCGGACTCCGTGACCCCGCCGCGCCGGGAGCCGGCGACCGAGGCCGACCTGGCCGCGGTGGCCGCGCAGCTGGGCCGTACGCCCCGGGGCACCCGGGCCGTCGCCCACCGCTGCCCGTGCGGCCTGCCGGACGTGGTGGAGACGACGCCCCGGCTGGCCGACGGCACCCCGTTTCCGACGCTGTTCTACCTGACCTGCCCCCGGGCCACGGCGGCGTGCAGCCGGCTGGAGTCGGCGGGGTTGATGAAGGAGATGGCGGAGCGGCTGGCCGAGGACCCGGAGCTGGCCGCCCGCTACCGGGCCGCGCACGAGGACTACCTGGCCCGGCGGGACGCGATCGGCGAGGTGCCGGAGATCGCCGGGATCTCCGCCGGTGGGATGCCCGGCCGGGTGAAGTGCCTGCACGTGCACCTGGGGCACGCGCTGGGCGCCGGGCCGGGGGTGAACCCGTTCGGCGACGAGACGCTGGCGCTGGTGGAGAAGTGGTGGGCCGCGGGCCCGTGCGTGGACGTCCCGGCGGCGGAGTGA
- a CDS encoding Ppx/GppA phosphatase family protein has product MAAIDCGTNSIRLLVADLPDPTAGPEAPLRDLSRRMEIVRLGQGVDRTGRLAPEAIERTRVALADYATEIEKLGAERVRMCATSASRDASNAADFQAMVEQTLGVPPEVVTGDEEARLSFTGAVRGLPADARPPYLVVDIGGGSTEFVVGTRESGVEAAISMDIGCVRMTERHLHGDPPNLDEVAAAQADIAVAVDRALAAVPGREAATLVGLAGSVTTVVAIAQGLTGYDPERIHHARVSYDQVAEVTADLLGRTREQRLAIPVMHPGRADVIGAGALVLRVIMERAGMSSVVASEHDILDGIAWSLQG; this is encoded by the coding sequence GTGGCCGCCATCGACTGCGGGACCAACTCGATCCGACTGCTGGTCGCCGACCTGCCCGACCCGACCGCCGGACCGGAGGCGCCGCTGCGCGACCTGAGCCGCCGGATGGAGATCGTCCGGCTCGGCCAGGGCGTCGACCGGACCGGCCGGCTGGCCCCGGAGGCGATCGAGCGGACCCGGGTCGCGCTGGCCGACTACGCCACCGAGATCGAGAAGCTCGGCGCGGAACGGGTGCGGATGTGCGCCACCTCCGCCTCCCGGGACGCCTCCAACGCGGCGGACTTCCAGGCCATGGTGGAGCAGACCCTCGGCGTGCCGCCCGAGGTGGTCACCGGCGACGAGGAGGCGCGGCTCTCCTTCACCGGGGCGGTGCGCGGCCTGCCTGCCGACGCCCGGCCGCCGTACCTGGTGGTGGACATCGGGGGCGGCTCCACCGAGTTCGTGGTGGGCACCCGCGAGTCCGGGGTGGAGGCGGCGATCTCGATGGACATCGGCTGCGTCCGGATGACCGAACGGCACCTGCACGGCGACCCGCCGAACCTGGACGAGGTCGCCGCGGCGCAGGCCGACATCGCGGTCGCGGTGGACCGCGCCCTGGCCGCCGTGCCGGGCCGGGAGGCCGCCACGCTGGTCGGGCTCGCCGGTTCGGTCACCACCGTCGTCGCGATCGCCCAGGGCCTGACCGGGTACGACCCGGAGCGCATCCACCACGCCCGGGTGTCATACGACCAGGTGGCCGAGGTGACCGCCGACCTGCTGGGCAGGACCCGCGAGCAGCGGCTGGCCATCCCGGTGATGCACCCGGGACGGGCGGACGTGATCGGGGCGGGTGCGCTGGTGCTGCGGGTGATCATGGAGCGGGCCGGGATGTCGTCGGTGGTCGCCTCCGAGCACGACATCCTCGACGGCATCGCCTGGAGCCTCCAGGGCTGA
- a CDS encoding VOC family protein, whose translation MAVRRIKPNILAGDLAVSRRFYTDLIGLDDLGGMDWIRFLGGGSREVQLSVMALDVHAGVHADVSIEVDDVDEVHARCVAAGAEIVYPLTDEPWGLRRFFVRDPDGTVVNVTRHGE comes from the coding sequence ATGGCGGTCAGGCGGATCAAGCCGAACATCCTCGCCGGTGACCTCGCGGTCAGCCGGCGCTTCTACACCGACCTGATCGGGCTGGACGACCTCGGCGGGATGGACTGGATCCGGTTCCTGGGCGGTGGCAGCCGCGAGGTCCAGCTCTCGGTGATGGCGCTCGACGTCCATGCCGGTGTCCACGCCGACGTATCGATCGAGGTGGACGACGTCGACGAGGTGCACGCCCGGTGCGTGGCGGCCGGCGCCGAGATCGTCTATCCGCTGACCGACGAGCCGTGGGGGCTGCGCCGGTTCTTCGTCCGGGACCCGGACGGCACGGTCGTCAACGTGACCCGGCACGGGGAGTAG
- a CDS encoding LppU/SCO3897 family protein yields MSEQVAPPSSPYPGQPDPAVPAPPAEPAKKSGGRKVLSILGVILAVLAFGAFKFGVKSYLNRDETADAKAGDCLAELPKMVGDKQESADDAKVVECTSTDAAYDVVGRVENQTEAQAASGEGCDKFIKEGQDGYVFSNIERGGKGYVLCLTKHA; encoded by the coding sequence GTGTCAGAGCAGGTCGCACCGCCCTCCTCGCCGTACCCCGGCCAGCCCGACCCGGCCGTGCCGGCGCCGCCGGCCGAGCCGGCCAAGAAGTCCGGCGGGCGCAAGGTGCTCAGCATCCTCGGCGTCATCCTCGCCGTCCTCGCCTTCGGCGCGTTCAAGTTCGGCGTGAAGTCCTACCTGAACCGCGACGAGACCGCGGACGCCAAGGCCGGCGACTGCCTCGCCGAGCTGCCCAAGATGGTCGGCGACAAGCAGGAGTCCGCCGACGACGCCAAGGTCGTCGAGTGCACCTCCACGGACGCCGCCTACGACGTGGTCGGCCGCGTCGAGAACCAGACCGAGGCGCAGGCCGCGTCCGGCGAGGGCTGCGACAAGTTCATCAAGGAGGGGCAGGACGGCTACGTCTTCTCCAACATCGAGCGGGGCGGCAAGGGCTACGTGCTCTGCCTGACCAAGCACGCCTGA
- a CDS encoding ABC transporter ATP-binding protein, translating into MDILTVRGLTRRFGELVVLDDVHFGLAAGRLAVVAGPNGSGKTTLLRCVVGSDRPDEGEVLIDGKPCHETDPEVRAVLAAALDDIDFFPDLSVTEHLELVAYAHGGTAQPVAEILAELDLERVADQLPVTLSSGQRQRLTLASCFVRPRRLLVLDEPEQRLDGRGRAWLADRLLREKAAGTAVLMASHDADLIAKVADDRIEVGG; encoded by the coding sequence GTGGACATCCTCACCGTGCGGGGCCTCACCCGCCGCTTCGGCGAGCTGGTCGTCCTGGACGACGTGCACTTCGGCCTGGCCGCCGGGCGGCTCGCCGTCGTGGCCGGCCCCAACGGCTCCGGGAAGACGACCCTCCTGCGCTGCGTCGTCGGGTCCGACCGGCCCGACGAGGGCGAGGTGCTGATCGACGGGAAACCCTGCCACGAGACCGACCCCGAGGTACGTGCCGTGCTGGCGGCCGCTCTCGACGACATCGACTTCTTCCCGGACCTCTCGGTCACCGAGCACCTGGAGCTCGTCGCGTACGCCCACGGCGGCACGGCGCAACCGGTCGCCGAGATCCTGGCCGAGCTGGACCTGGAACGGGTCGCCGACCAGCTCCCGGTGACCCTCTCCAGCGGGCAACGCCAGCGGCTCACCCTGGCGTCGTGCTTCGTGCGCCCCCGTCGCCTGCTGGTGCTCGACGAACCCGAGCAGCGGCTCGACGGCCGGGGCCGGGCCTGGCTGGCCGACCGGCTGCTGCGGGAGAAGGCCGCCGGCACGGCCGTGCTGATGGCCTCGCACGACGCGGACCTCATCGCCAAGGTCGCCGACGACCGGATCGAGGTCGGCGGCTGA
- a CDS encoding nucleoside triphosphate pyrophosphohydrolase — protein MSGTARIVLLVTSPRLPAGLMTAAAWDVVRASPVLAGAESELTAAVRTAGVEVTVVETGATQAVLDAVAGHGTAVWLAGPGGDESLARELGLRLAREPGLAELELMYGSWDPPGARLLDAVEVMDRLASPGGDPWKLAQTHRSLAGFLIEECYEAYDAISADDTDALREELGDVLLQVLLHARLAENLPEGERWTVDDVAGSLVDKMVRRNPHVFSGAQAGTLEEIEANWERIKQAEKVRRSVLDGVALSQPALALAAKVLDRAARVGLAVPPPLAESQVDPEARLGAGLLATVAAARQAGIDPEAALRRATLGYAEAVRAAEQERPEDR, from the coding sequence TTGAGCGGCACCGCCCGGATCGTCCTGCTGGTCACCTCGCCCCGGCTCCCCGCCGGGCTGATGACGGCGGCCGCCTGGGACGTCGTACGCGCGTCGCCGGTGCTGGCGGGCGCGGAGAGCGAGCTGACCGCGGCCGTGCGCACGGCGGGCGTCGAGGTCACAGTGGTCGAAACCGGCGCGACGCAGGCGGTGCTGGACGCGGTGGCCGGGCACGGCACGGCGGTCTGGCTGGCCGGCCCGGGTGGCGACGAGTCGCTCGCCCGGGAGTTGGGGCTGCGGCTGGCCCGCGAGCCGGGTCTGGCCGAGCTGGAGCTGATGTACGGCTCGTGGGACCCGCCGGGGGCCCGGCTGCTCGACGCCGTCGAGGTGATGGACCGGCTGGCCTCCCCGGGCGGTGACCCGTGGAAGCTGGCGCAGACCCACCGCAGCCTGGCCGGCTTCCTGATCGAGGAGTGCTACGAGGCGTACGACGCGATCAGCGCCGACGACACCGACGCGCTCCGCGAAGAACTGGGTGACGTGCTGCTCCAGGTGCTGCTGCACGCCCGGCTGGCGGAGAACCTGCCCGAGGGCGAACGCTGGACGGTGGACGACGTGGCGGGCAGCCTGGTGGACAAGATGGTCCGCCGCAACCCGCACGTCTTCTCCGGGGCGCAGGCCGGCACGCTGGAGGAGATCGAGGCGAACTGGGAGCGGATCAAGCAGGCCGAGAAGGTCCGCAGGTCGGTGCTGGACGGCGTCGCGTTGAGCCAGCCGGCGCTGGCCCTGGCCGCGAAGGTGCTGGACCGGGCCGCCCGGGTCGGGCTGGCCGTCCCGCCGCCCCTGGCCGAGTCCCAGGTGGATCCCGAGGCGAGACTGGGCGCCGGCCTGCTGGCCACGGTGGCCGCCGCCCGACAGGCCGGGATCGACCCCGAGGCGGCGCTGCGCCGGGCCACCCTCGGCTACGCCGAAGCCGTCCGCGCCGCCGAGCAGGAGCGGCCCGAAGATCGGTAG
- a CDS encoding DUF6297 family protein → MAATTSAPPSPAPRAGQVRARLRRARRRHHDTSLGDVLTDVYVVVLFVAMYGWFALTGIRRYLDSPAGAPGDPGERYWIAVAAALAATGLAWRLLRAAGPLLVTPAAQSWLFSAPVDRAALLLPRAAALAGTTALGAGLLGLGAAVAGGPDRPIDLLWSALAGAACGTLAVAGAVVAQAAPRDPRWARLVDRVLLGSAGAVALLVVAGHLLDRPVPPLSLALTAAVAVVGVPVAGWAVRWAYRALGGVDRASLISGGQFAGAATSAAVLLDPSMIEDLVQSRRWRAIGRVPGRPLRRGGRFAVLVRAEARRLRRHPSALPVWAALLLAMYAAAVALPASAGSWQVVLGYLAVDRLTGGLRTISRSAGLRRTLGGSDTELRLAHVVLPAVGALVWYAATLPVVRPTVGPVDGLLLAGIVAAAYRSATRPPMRYDGPIVDTPFAMIPVDLVRRVVRGPDLVAVLVLVQLLLT, encoded by the coding sequence ATGGCCGCGACCACCAGCGCTCCCCCGAGCCCCGCCCCCCGCGCCGGGCAGGTCCGGGCCCGGCTGCGCCGGGCCCGCCGCCGGCACCACGACACGTCGCTCGGCGACGTGCTCACCGACGTCTACGTCGTCGTCCTCTTCGTGGCGATGTACGGGTGGTTCGCGCTGACCGGGATCCGTCGCTACCTCGACTCGCCGGCCGGCGCACCGGGCGACCCGGGCGAGCGGTACTGGATCGCCGTCGCCGCGGCGCTCGCCGCGACCGGGCTGGCCTGGCGGCTCCTCCGGGCAGCCGGCCCCCTGCTGGTGACGCCGGCCGCCCAGTCCTGGCTGTTCAGCGCGCCGGTGGACCGGGCGGCCCTGCTGCTGCCCCGGGCCGCCGCGCTGGCCGGCACGACGGCCCTCGGCGCGGGACTGCTCGGGCTCGGCGCCGCCGTCGCCGGAGGCCCGGACCGGCCCATCGACCTGCTCTGGTCGGCGCTGGCCGGGGCGGCCTGCGGAACCCTCGCCGTCGCCGGAGCGGTGGTCGCCCAGGCGGCGCCCCGGGATCCACGCTGGGCCCGGCTCGTCGACCGGGTGCTGCTCGGCTCGGCCGGAGCGGTCGCGCTGCTCGTGGTCGCCGGCCACCTCCTCGACCGGCCGGTCCCACCGCTGTCGCTGGCGCTCACCGCCGCCGTCGCCGTGGTCGGCGTACCGGTCGCCGGGTGGGCCGTCCGGTGGGCGTACCGGGCGCTCGGCGGCGTCGACCGGGCCTCCCTGATCAGCGGCGGGCAGTTCGCCGGGGCCGCCACGAGCGCGGCCGTCCTGCTCGACCCGTCGATGATCGAGGACCTGGTGCAGAGCCGGCGGTGGCGGGCGATCGGCCGGGTACCCGGCCGGCCGCTGCGCCGGGGTGGGCGGTTCGCCGTGCTGGTCCGGGCCGAGGCACGCCGGCTGCGTCGGCATCCCAGCGCGCTGCCGGTCTGGGCGGCGCTGCTGCTGGCCATGTACGCCGCGGCGGTGGCGCTACCGGCCTCGGCCGGCTCCTGGCAGGTGGTGCTCGGCTACCTCGCCGTCGACCGGTTGACCGGCGGCCTGCGCACCATCAGCCGGTCCGCCGGACTGCGCCGCACACTGGGTGGCAGTGACACCGAGCTGCGGCTGGCGCACGTCGTCCTGCCGGCCGTCGGCGCGCTGGTCTGGTACGCGGCGACCCTCCCGGTCGTACGACCGACGGTGGGTCCGGTCGACGGGCTGCTGCTGGCCGGGATCGTGGCGGCCGCCTACCGCAGCGCGACCCGGCCGCCCATGCGCTACGACGGCCCGATCGTGGACACCCCGTTCGCGATGATCCCGGTCGACCTGGTCCGCCGGGTCGTCCGCGGCCCCGACCTGGTGGCCGTGCTGGTCCTGGTCCAACTGCTGCTCACCTGA
- a CDS encoding amino-acid N-acetyltransferase, giving the protein MSADPVLVRRARTGDVRGIRRLVDTYTDDRRLLSKATVTLYEDVQEFRVAVDADGTVVGCGALHVMWEDLAEIRTVAVDPACRGRRIGHRIVAELIDAARELGVARIFVLTFETDFFASFGFRAIDGAPVPQPVYEQLLRSYDEGVAEFLDLERVKPNTLGNTRMLLRL; this is encoded by the coding sequence GTGAGCGCGGATCCGGTGCTGGTCCGCCGGGCCCGTACCGGTGACGTGCGGGGCATCCGGCGGCTGGTCGACACGTACACCGACGACCGGCGGCTGCTCAGCAAGGCCACCGTCACCCTCTATGAGGACGTGCAGGAGTTCCGGGTGGCGGTGGACGCAGACGGGACGGTCGTCGGCTGCGGCGCGCTGCACGTGATGTGGGAGGACCTGGCCGAGATCCGGACGGTGGCGGTGGACCCGGCGTGCCGGGGTCGCCGGATCGGGCACCGGATCGTCGCCGAGCTGATCGACGCGGCCCGTGAGCTGGGCGTGGCCCGGATCTTCGTGCTCACCTTCGAGACCGACTTCTTCGCCTCGTTCGGCTTCCGGGCGATCGACGGGGCGCCGGTGCCGCAGCCGGTCTACGAGCAGCTGCTGCGCTCGTACGACGAGGGTGTGGCCGAGTTCCTGGACCTGGAACGGGTCAAGCCGAACACCCTGGGCAACACCCGGATGCTGCTGCGCCTGTGA
- a CDS encoding FtsB family cell division protein, producing MPQRRTPGGQRPARRPGQPGRPGAARIRVPAREGGVRAEPRAAAGRAPGATRGADGVRRPAAGRRTAAGGTVRRLAAPHPRRFTGRATVLFAVLIALALAYTYPVRVYLDQQTDIERMEAAQAAQREEIAELSERAAKWRDDEYIKIQARERFFMGKPGEKIVIVLDDPAGAARDAGAGKPAARPAAPDTWYDTLWSSIRAANDDRAGK from the coding sequence ATGCCGCAGCGTCGCACACCGGGGGGCCAGCGTCCCGCCCGCCGGCCGGGTCAGCCCGGTCGGCCGGGCGCGGCCCGGATCCGGGTGCCGGCCCGCGAGGGCGGGGTCCGCGCCGAGCCGCGCGCCGCCGCCGGCCGCGCGCCCGGCGCGACCCGGGGCGCCGACGGCGTACGCCGTCCCGCCGCCGGCCGCCGTACCGCCGCGGGCGGCACGGTCCGGCGGCTCGCCGCACCCCACCCCCGACGCTTCACCGGGCGCGCCACCGTGCTCTTCGCGGTGCTGATCGCGCTCGCCCTGGCGTACACCTATCCGGTCCGGGTCTATCTCGACCAGCAGACCGACATCGAGCGGATGGAGGCGGCGCAGGCCGCCCAGCGCGAGGAGATCGCCGAGCTGTCCGAGCGGGCGGCGAAGTGGCGGGACGACGAGTACATCAAGATCCAGGCCCGGGAGCGGTTCTTCATGGGCAAGCCCGGCGAGAAGATCGTGATCGTGCTGGACGACCCGGCCGGCGCGGCCCGGGACGCGGGCGCGGGCAAGCCGGCGGCCCGGCCGGCCGCCCCGGACACCTGGTACGACACCCTGTGGTCCAGCATCCGCGCGGCGAACGACGACCGCGCCGGCAAGTGA